One window of the Rubinisphaera margarita genome contains the following:
- the dnaJ gene encoding molecular chaperone DnaJ has translation MVDKRDYYEVLGVERTATIEEIKKAYRKIAVKNHPDRNPGDDEAVERFKEASEAYDALSNQEKRARYDRYGHAGMGAGGAGGSQFHDIQDIFDAFGDFFGGGGRSRSRSRGPARGDHLQVRLTLDLLEAAKGCTKTVKVKRNSLCHTCDGSGAKPGTKPVTCEYCGGAGQVVQSQGFFRVQTTCPNCGGQGTVIEEKCQTCWGSGFESEHVELEVKIPAGVDTGMQLCLRGEGNPGRGGGPRGDLFVQIQVRDHPLFQREGTHLICRVPITFSQAALGTEIEIPVLDGKTKLNIPAGTQPNDTIRLQGRGIPDPQTGRVGDLHVELNIEVPKKLNAEQQQLLRELAEHDHVHVSAQRKTFWDHVKEFVNWDADEDAS, from the coding sequence ATGGTCGATAAGCGAGATTACTACGAAGTACTCGGAGTCGAACGGACGGCGACGATAGAGGAAATCAAGAAGGCTTACCGGAAGATCGCGGTGAAGAATCATCCGGACCGTAATCCGGGCGATGATGAAGCCGTCGAACGCTTCAAGGAAGCTTCCGAAGCCTACGATGCTCTGAGCAATCAGGAGAAGCGGGCCCGTTACGACCGGTACGGGCACGCGGGGATGGGGGCCGGCGGAGCAGGCGGCAGCCAGTTCCACGACATTCAGGACATCTTCGACGCATTCGGCGATTTCTTCGGCGGGGGCGGTCGCAGTCGTTCCCGTTCACGTGGGCCGGCACGCGGCGATCATCTCCAGGTTCGTCTCACACTCGATCTTCTCGAAGCGGCCAAGGGCTGTACGAAAACCGTCAAAGTCAAACGGAATTCGCTCTGCCACACCTGCGATGGCAGCGGCGCGAAACCGGGGACCAAGCCGGTCACCTGCGAATATTGCGGTGGAGCAGGGCAGGTCGTTCAGAGTCAGGGATTCTTTCGGGTCCAGACCACCTGTCCCAATTGCGGAGGCCAGGGAACGGTCATCGAAGAGAAGTGTCAGACCTGCTGGGGCAGCGGATTCGAGTCGGAACACGTCGAACTTGAAGTCAAGATTCCGGCTGGAGTCGATACCGGCATGCAGCTGTGTCTCCGGGGGGAAGGCAACCCGGGGCGCGGCGGTGGACCGCGGGGCGATCTGTTCGTGCAGATTCAGGTTCGTGATCATCCCCTGTTTCAACGAGAAGGAACGCATCTGATCTGCCGGGTGCCGATTACGTTCTCTCAGGCTGCTCTCGGAACCGAAATTGAGATTCCGGTTCTCGATGGCAAAACCAAGCTCAACATTCCGGCCGGTACGCAGCCGAACGACACCATTCGACTGCAGGGACGGGGAATTCCCGATCCGCAAACAGGCCGAGTGGGCGATTTACATGTGGAGTTGAACATCGAGGTCCCGAAGAAATTGAACGCTGAGCAGCAGCAACTGCTGCGGGAACTGGCCGAGCACGACCACGTTCACGTTTCGGCTCAGCGGAAAACATTTTGGGACCACGTCAAGGAATTCGTGAACTGGGACGCTGACGAAGACGCCAGCTGA
- the groES gene encoding co-chaperone GroES encodes MQLNPLDDRVVVQPVEAEEVTAGGIVLPDSAKEKPQRGKVVAVGPGRLLESGERCAVAVAKGDEVLYGKYGGTDIEVEGTEYKILRESDILAKVV; translated from the coding sequence ATGCAGTTGAATCCACTTGATGACCGTGTCGTTGTGCAGCCTGTTGAAGCTGAAGAAGTGACCGCTGGCGGTATCGTGCTGCCAGATTCGGCCAAGGAAAAGCCGCAGCGCGGCAAGGTTGTTGCTGTCGGTCCAGGTCGTCTGCTCGAAAGTGGCGAACGTTGTGCCGTGGCTGTCGCCAAGGGTGACGAAGTTCTGTATGGCAAGTACGGCGGGACCGACATCGAAGTCGAAGGCACCGAGTACAAGATTCTCCGGGAAAGCGACATCCTGGCCAAGGTTGTCTAG
- the groES gene encoding co-chaperone GroES: protein MAVSSAVKIVPLGDKVVLKRQEAETKTAGGIVLPDSAQSKPQRGEVVAIGDGHTKSDGTKLPLTVKEGDKVIFSSYAGDEIKLGDETYLLLRESDILATY, encoded by the coding sequence ATGGCAGTGAGTTCGGCAGTAAAAATCGTTCCTCTGGGCGATAAAGTCGTCCTGAAGCGACAGGAAGCAGAAACGAAAACCGCTGGAGGAATCGTTCTGCCCGATTCGGCTCAGAGCAAGCCGCAGCGTGGCGAGGTTGTCGCCATTGGCGACGGGCACACCAAGAGCGATGGCACCAAGCTGCCGCTGACGGTCAAGGAAGGCGATAAGGTCATCTTCAGTTCGTACGCCGGCGATGAGATCAAGCTGGGCGACGAAACCTACCTGCTGCTCCGCGAGAGCGACATCCTCGCGACCTACTAA
- a CDS encoding ArnT family glycosyltransferase: MWLIFGLAVIARLVAAAVLNIALDRIPDRQFLIEGDASGYWILAHKIVDGEDFSLYNPPRYVMRMPGFPAVLAGSIAVFGDNLHAARYLLAILTSLAVFPACWLGFRHSKWAGYLAGLIVAVMPSFVAFSVTILSECLFAVAIIWNIWAMVRWMEADSNWESQLGWAALTGALGAIAVYIRPSWLLFPLAMVPIIVLWSKAKLSMRLFSPLAMAACLLVTLLPWGIRNQQVTGHFVLTTLWMGPSLYDGLHPQATGDSDMTFFEQDRVLERMSEYEMNQHYKDLALEFAKANPSRAFELGLIKLERYWNLLPNAAQFQHPGIRWILALSAIFLFAGAIYGVWVMRMSLGFVFLCTLPIVYFSALHTLFVSSLRYRLPAEYSLAVITAIGWIALAERFRRTKSEQPQTTTD, from the coding sequence GTGTGGCTGATTTTCGGACTGGCGGTTATCGCCCGTCTGGTTGCGGCTGCGGTTTTGAATATCGCCCTGGATCGGATTCCCGACCGTCAGTTTCTCATTGAGGGGGACGCGTCGGGATACTGGATTCTTGCGCATAAGATCGTGGACGGCGAAGACTTCTCGCTGTACAACCCGCCACGATACGTAATGCGAATGCCCGGCTTTCCCGCCGTGCTGGCCGGTTCGATCGCGGTCTTCGGAGACAATCTGCACGCCGCCCGGTATCTGCTGGCGATCCTCACAAGTCTCGCCGTCTTCCCCGCCTGCTGGCTCGGTTTCCGTCATTCGAAATGGGCCGGTTATCTGGCGGGGCTCATTGTCGCGGTGATGCCGTCGTTCGTGGCATTTTCGGTCACGATCCTCAGCGAATGTCTGTTCGCGGTCGCGATCATCTGGAATATCTGGGCGATGGTCCGCTGGATGGAAGCCGACTCAAACTGGGAAAGCCAGCTCGGCTGGGCGGCTCTCACCGGAGCGCTGGGGGCAATCGCAGTTTACATTCGCCCGAGCTGGCTGCTGTTTCCGCTAGCGATGGTCCCAATCATCGTGCTCTGGTCGAAAGCGAAGCTCTCGATGCGGCTCTTCTCGCCGCTGGCGATGGCGGCCTGTCTGTTGGTGACGCTGCTCCCATGGGGGATTCGCAATCAACAGGTGACGGGGCATTTCGTGCTGACGACGTTGTGGATGGGGCCGAGTCTGTACGACGGGCTGCATCCCCAGGCGACCGGCGACAGTGACATGACGTTCTTCGAGCAGGACAGGGTGCTCGAGCGGATGAGCGAATACGAGATGAACCAGCATTACAAAGACCTGGCTCTCGAGTTCGCGAAGGCAAATCCGAGCCGGGCGTTCGAGCTGGGGCTGATCAAACTGGAGCGATACTGGAACCTGCTCCCCAACGCGGCTCAGTTTCAGCACCCCGGAATTCGCTGGATTCTGGCCCTCTCGGCTATCTTTCTGTTTGCCGGGGCAATTTATGGCGTCTGGGTGATGCGGATGTCGCTGGGGTTCGTCTTCCTCTGTACCCTGCCTATCGTGTATTTTTCCGCTCTGCACACGCTGTTCGTCAGTTCGCTGCGATATCGGCTGCCGGCGGAGTACTCGCTGGCTGTGATTACGGCGATCGGATGGATCGCGCTGGCGGAACGATTCCGCCGCACGAAATCGGAACAGCCACAGACCACCACCGACTGA
- the groL gene encoding chaperonin GroEL (60 kDa chaperone family; promotes refolding of misfolded polypeptides especially under stressful conditions; forms two stacked rings of heptamers to form a barrel-shaped 14mer; ends can be capped by GroES; misfolded proteins enter the barrel where they are refolded when GroES binds) has translation MAKMIAFDQEAQEAMRRGVSKLARAVKVTLGPRGRNVILEKSFGSPTVTKDGVSVAKEIELQDKFEDMGARMVREVASKTSDVAGDGTTTATIMAEAIFNEGLKSVVAGVNPLDMKRGMEQAVTDITAELRNMSIECKTKKSIAQVGTVAANGDTEIGRILSEAMDQVGKDGVITVEEGQSLETSFEVVEGMQFDRGYLSPYFVTDSTNMEVNFDDAYVLIHEKKISSIKDLVPVLEKVVNSGKPLLIIAEDVEGEALATLVINKLRGTFNVAAVKAPGYGDRRKAMLQDIAIMVGGQAIFEDLGIKLENIQLSDLGRAKKVVVDKDNTTIIEGAGKTSDIKARIDQIRRELEASSSDYDREKLEERIAKLSGGVAQVNVGAATESEMKEKKARVEDALHATRAAVEEGILPGGGVALLRASSKVEGKKLNHDEKVGYQIILRACRAPLTQIANNAGLDGSVICEKVLDQEGNVGYNAAAEKYEDMVKAGVIDPVKVTRTALQNASSVATLLLTSDALIAEAPKDDKHSGHDDDLY, from the coding sequence ATGGCAAAGATGATTGCTTTCGATCAGGAAGCACAGGAAGCGATGCGTCGCGGCGTGAGCAAGCTGGCTCGCGCAGTCAAAGTGACGCTCGGACCCCGTGGCCGTAACGTGATTCTGGAAAAGAGCTTCGGTTCGCCGACCGTTACCAAGGACGGCGTTTCTGTCGCCAAGGAAATCGAACTGCAGGACAAGTTCGAAGACATGGGCGCCCGCATGGTTCGCGAAGTGGCCAGCAAGACGTCTGACGTCGCCGGCGACGGAACCACGACCGCCACGATCATGGCCGAAGCCATCTTCAATGAAGGCCTGAAGTCTGTTGTCGCCGGTGTGAACCCGCTCGACATGAAGCGTGGCATGGAACAGGCTGTTACGGACATCACCGCTGAACTCCGCAACATGTCGATCGAGTGCAAAACCAAGAAGTCGATCGCTCAGGTCGGAACCGTGGCCGCCAACGGCGACACCGAAATCGGTCGGATCCTCTCGGAAGCCATGGATCAGGTCGGCAAAGACGGCGTCATCACCGTTGAAGAAGGCCAGAGCCTCGAAACCAGCTTTGAAGTTGTCGAAGGGATGCAGTTCGATCGCGGCTACCTGTCGCCGTACTTCGTCACCGATTCGACGAACATGGAAGTCAACTTCGACGACGCTTACGTCCTCATTCATGAGAAGAAGATCTCCAGCATCAAGGACCTGGTTCCGGTTCTGGAAAAAGTCGTCAACTCCGGCAAGCCGCTGCTGATCATCGCTGAAGATGTCGAAGGTGAAGCTCTGGCGACGCTGGTCATCAACAAGCTTCGCGGCACCTTCAACGTGGCAGCCGTCAAAGCTCCTGGTTACGGCGATCGCCGTAAGGCCATGCTGCAGGACATCGCCATCATGGTTGGCGGTCAGGCCATCTTCGAAGACCTGGGCATCAAGCTGGAAAACATTCAGCTGAGCGACCTCGGTCGTGCCAAGAAGGTCGTTGTCGACAAGGACAACACGACCATCATCGAAGGTGCCGGCAAGACGTCCGACATCAAGGCTCGGATCGATCAGATCCGCCGTGAACTCGAAGCGTCCAGCAGCGACTATGATCGCGAGAAGCTGGAAGAGCGGATCGCCAAGCTGTCCGGCGGCGTGGCTCAGGTCAACGTCGGTGCAGCCACCGAAAGCGAAATGAAGGAAAAGAAGGCTCGCGTTGAAGACGCCCTGCACGCAACCCGTGCCGCCGTCGAAGAAGGCATCCTGCCGGGTGGTGGAGTCGCTCTGCTGCGTGCTTCCTCCAAGGTTGAAGGCAAGAAGCTGAATCACGACGAGAAGGTCGGCTACCAGATCATTCTGCGTGCCTGCCGTGCTCCGTTGACTCAGATCGCCAACAACGCCGGTCTCGACGGTAGTGTGATCTGCGAGAAGGTCCTCGATCAGGAAGGCAACGTCGGATACAATGCCGCTGCCGAGAAGTACGAAGACATGGTCAAGGCTGGTGTCATCGACCCGGTCAAGGTGACCCGCACGGCTCTGCAGAACGCCTCGAGCGTGGCCACTCTGCTGCTGACCAGCGACGCCCTGATCGCCGAAGCTCCGAAGGACGACAAGCACTCCGGACACGACGACGACCTGTACTAG
- the grpE gene encoding nucleotide exchange factor GrpE: MAQDVERNDDPGDEQQSADGQHAGDETAQDVHVENAGAEGDETVALSLQIADLQAELAEMENRLARSHAELANFRRRAANESEQFRRYEGINLIRDLLPTIDNLRRAAQAAEQASSIEDLKTGVDMVTRQLIETLGRHQVERIPAEGEAFDPNQHEAVQQLPSDDVPAMHVMQELETGYRLHDRIVRPAKVIVSTGPAQG, translated from the coding sequence ATGGCGCAGGATGTTGAGCGCAATGACGATCCAGGCGACGAACAGCAGTCCGCGGACGGGCAACACGCCGGTGATGAGACGGCCCAGGACGTGCACGTTGAGAATGCCGGGGCAGAGGGCGACGAAACGGTGGCATTGAGTTTACAGATCGCGGACCTGCAGGCGGAACTGGCGGAGATGGAAAACCGTCTGGCCCGCTCTCACGCGGAGCTCGCGAACTTCCGTCGCCGGGCCGCCAACGAGTCCGAGCAGTTCCGGAGATACGAGGGGATCAATCTGATCCGTGATCTGCTGCCGACGATCGACAACCTTCGTCGCGCCGCCCAGGCCGCTGAGCAGGCTTCAAGCATTGAAGACCTGAAGACCGGGGTCGACATGGTCACGCGCCAGCTGATCGAAACGCTCGGCCGCCATCAGGTGGAGCGAATTCCCGCGGAAGGCGAAGCGTTCGATCCCAACCAGCACGAAGCGGTTCAACAGTTACCGTCCGACGATGTTCCCGCCATGCACGTCATGCAGGAACTCGAAACCGGCTACCGGTTACACGACCGGATTGTCCGTCCGGCCAAGGTGATCGTCTCGACGGGACCTGCCCAGGGCTGA
- the groL gene encoding chaperonin GroEL (60 kDa chaperone family; promotes refolding of misfolded polypeptides especially under stressful conditions; forms two stacked rings of heptamers to form a barrel-shaped 14mer; ends can be capped by GroES; misfolded proteins enter the barrel where they are refolded when GroES binds) gives MAKLLSFDEDARKQLLEGVTKLANAVSSTLGPRGRNAVLDKGWGAPKVTKDGVTVAEDIELEDKFQNCGVQLVKEVASKTGDVAGDGTTTATVLAEALFRSGLKYIAAGADAMSLSRGMQKAVTAVTEHLSSMSKPVKANDRDAIKTVASIAGNNNPEVGEILADALLKVGKDGVITIEEGRHMTTEVDLVEGMQFDRGFLSPHFVTDQDKQTVELENCRILIHEEKISSAKLLVPLLEKVSQANVPLLIIAEDIDGEALATLVVNKLRGILRVVAVKAPGYGDRRKAMLEDLAILTKGTALFKDLGVNLETVEVKDLGVAKKILISSDKTTVIEGAGSKASIEGRAEQIRREIEATDSEYDREKLQERLAKLAGGVAQIRVGAATETEMKEKKDLVDDALAATRAAIEEGVVPGGGTALLRCRDAVQGLKLKGDEALGAQLVEGVLEMPLRKIAENAGQDGSVVANRVRKGKGKAYGYDALNDRYGDMYEFGVVDPAKVVRTALQNASSVASLLMTTDSIVVDAPAPEADHHDDHHHDMGGGMPGMGGMGGMGGMPGMGGMPGMGGMGF, from the coding sequence GTGGCTAAATTGTTGAGCTTTGATGAAGATGCGCGAAAGCAGCTCCTGGAAGGAGTGACCAAACTCGCAAACGCCGTCAGCAGCACGCTGGGGCCTCGCGGACGGAACGCTGTGCTGGACAAAGGCTGGGGCGCTCCCAAGGTCACCAAAGACGGCGTAACCGTGGCCGAAGACATCGAACTGGAAGACAAGTTCCAGAACTGTGGCGTTCAGCTCGTTAAGGAAGTCGCTTCCAAGACGGGTGACGTTGCTGGCGACGGCACCACGACTGCTACGGTCCTGGCCGAAGCATTGTTTCGCTCTGGTCTGAAGTACATCGCCGCGGGAGCCGATGCCATGTCGCTCAGCCGCGGTATGCAGAAAGCTGTCACGGCTGTCACCGAGCATCTCAGCTCGATGTCCAAGCCCGTGAAGGCCAACGATCGCGACGCCATCAAGACGGTTGCTTCGATTGCCGGGAATAACAATCCGGAAGTCGGCGAGATTCTCGCAGACGCACTGCTGAAGGTTGGTAAAGACGGCGTGATCACGATCGAAGAAGGCCGTCATATGACGACCGAAGTCGATCTGGTCGAAGGGATGCAGTTCGACCGCGGGTTCCTGTCGCCGCACTTCGTGACCGACCAGGACAAGCAGACTGTCGAACTCGAAAACTGTCGCATTCTCATTCACGAAGAGAAGATCAGCAGCGCGAAGCTGCTCGTTCCTCTGCTCGAAAAAGTCTCTCAGGCCAATGTGCCGCTGCTGATCATCGCTGAAGATATCGACGGCGAAGCACTGGCTACGCTGGTCGTGAACAAGCTTCGCGGCATCCTGCGGGTTGTCGCCGTCAAGGCTCCGGGCTATGGCGACCGCCGCAAGGCAATGCTGGAAGACCTCGCAATTCTGACCAAGGGAACCGCCCTGTTCAAAGATCTGGGTGTGAACCTCGAAACGGTCGAAGTGAAGGATCTCGGCGTCGCCAAGAAGATCCTGATCAGCTCCGACAAAACGACCGTCATCGAAGGGGCCGGTTCGAAGGCTTCGATCGAAGGTCGTGCCGAACAGATTCGCCGCGAGATCGAAGCGACCGATTCGGAGTACGATCGTGAGAAGCTGCAGGAGCGTCTGGCCAAACTGGCTGGCGGCGTCGCTCAGATTCGCGTCGGAGCAGCGACTGAAACCGAAATGAAGGAAAAGAAGGACCTCGTCGACGACGCACTGGCTGCGACCCGTGCCGCCATCGAAGAAGGCGTGGTTCCCGGCGGCGGAACAGCTCTGCTGCGTTGTCGCGATGCCGTTCAGGGGCTGAAGCTCAAGGGTGACGAAGCTCTGGGAGCTCAGCTGGTCGAAGGCGTGCTGGAAATGCCGCTGCGGAAGATCGCTGAAAACGCCGGCCAGGACGGTTCTGTTGTTGCCAACCGTGTCCGCAAGGGTAAGGGCAAGGCCTACGGCTACGATGCTCTGAACGATCGCTACGGCGATATGTATGAGTTCGGTGTCGTCGATCCCGCCAAGGTGGTTCGCACCGCTCTGCAGAACGCATCGAGCGTCGCTTCGCTGCTGATGACCACCGACTCGATCGTCGTCGATGCACCGGCTCCGGAAGCCGATCACCATGACGACCATCATCACGACATGGGCGGCGGAATGCCGGGCATGGGCGGTATGGGTGGCATGGGTGGAATGCCAGGTATGGGTGGCATGCCGGGCATGGGCGGCATGGGCTTCTAG
- a CDS encoding sulfatase — protein sequence MKGFLMPLRMLGCLLLLCSLVMGPVAQAAEAQPNVLFIAVDDMNDWISRLNGHPQGDTPNIDRLTEMGVLFSKCYCAAPACNPSRAALMCGRRPSTTGIYFNGTPWKPALESMTTLPQHFQKSGYYALGSGKIYHGGHPPSWDEYAPSKEKHTFGADFKWPHNVNGLDKSHFDWGPVPQQASEMPDSKTADWVIEQLNKEWDQPVFLACGFTRPHLPWFVPQEYFDKYPLDEIQLPEVKEGDLNDIPAPGKKMARPDGDHAAVVKGDEWKKAVQGYLASISFTDDMVGRVLEAYEKSPNRDNTIIVFWTDHGWHLGEKEHWRKFALWEDTTHVPLAIVVPGTKNAGAVCDVPCNLLDIYPTLIDLCGLKPNKDLDGQSLAKFLANPNAKEDRFSITTHGKNNHAVRSTQGRYIRYEDGSEEYYDHASDPNEWTNLAGKAEYADVIAMHRKALPEINVDEIGKEGQAKKRAGKNQNSKNKKKSNSKSN from the coding sequence ATGAAAGGGTTTCTGATGCCGCTTCGCATGCTCGGTTGTCTGCTGCTTCTGTGTTCTCTCGTCATGGGACCCGTGGCCCAGGCTGCTGAGGCTCAGCCGAATGTGTTGTTCATTGCTGTTGATGATATGAACGACTGGATCAGTCGGCTCAATGGGCATCCGCAGGGGGACACGCCGAACATCGACAGGCTCACCGAGATGGGCGTGCTCTTTTCGAAGTGCTACTGTGCGGCTCCGGCGTGTAATCCGTCGCGGGCGGCTTTGATGTGCGGGCGGCGGCCGTCGACGACCGGGATCTACTTCAACGGCACGCCGTGGAAGCCGGCGCTGGAGAGCATGACGACGCTGCCCCAGCACTTCCAGAAGAGCGGCTACTACGCCCTCGGCTCCGGCAAGATCTATCACGGCGGCCATCCGCCCTCCTGGGATGAATACGCTCCGTCGAAGGAGAAGCACACGTTCGGAGCCGACTTCAAGTGGCCGCACAACGTGAATGGCCTCGACAAGTCGCATTTCGACTGGGGCCCGGTTCCGCAGCAGGCAAGCGAAATGCCCGACAGCAAAACTGCTGACTGGGTGATTGAGCAGCTGAATAAAGAATGGGATCAGCCCGTCTTCCTGGCCTGTGGATTCACGCGGCCGCATCTGCCGTGGTTCGTGCCGCAGGAGTACTTCGACAAGTATCCCCTCGATGAGATCCAGCTGCCGGAAGTCAAAGAGGGTGACTTGAACGACATTCCCGCTCCGGGGAAGAAGATGGCGCGTCCCGACGGGGATCATGCCGCCGTCGTGAAGGGGGACGAATGGAAGAAAGCAGTGCAGGGCTATCTGGCCTCGATTTCCTTCACGGATGACATGGTCGGCCGCGTGCTCGAGGCGTACGAGAAGAGCCCGAATCGTGACAACACGATCATCGTCTTCTGGACCGACCACGGCTGGCATCTGGGCGAGAAAGAGCACTGGCGGAAGTTTGCGCTCTGGGAAGATACGACGCATGTGCCGCTGGCGATTGTGGTGCCGGGCACGAAGAACGCCGGAGCCGTCTGCGATGTCCCCTGCAATCTGCTCGACATCTATCCGACGCTCATCGACCTGTGCGGGCTGAAGCCGAATAAGGATTTGGATGGTCAGTCGCTGGCGAAGTTTCTCGCGAATCCGAATGCAAAAGAGGATCGGTTCAGTATTACGACGCACGGGAAGAACAATCATGCGGTCCGTTCGACTCAGGGACGGTATATCCGCTATGAAGATGGCTCGGAAGAATACTATGATCATGCCAGCGATCCGAACGAGTGGACCAACCTCGCGGGAAAGGCGGAGTACGCCGATGTGATCGCAATGCACCGCAAGGCGCTGCCGGAAATCAATGTCGACGAAATTGGCAAAGAGGGGCAGGCGAAGAAGCGGGCTGGCAAGAATCAGAACAGCAAGAACAAGAAGAAGTCGAATTCCAAGTCGAACTGA
- the groL gene encoding chaperonin GroEL (60 kDa chaperone family; promotes refolding of misfolded polypeptides especially under stressful conditions; forms two stacked rings of heptamers to form a barrel-shaped 14mer; ends can be capped by GroES; misfolded proteins enter the barrel where they are refolded when GroES binds) — MAKQMLFSDQARVKLQRGVRVLADAVAVTMGPTGRNVIIDKSFGNPVVTKDGVTVSKEVDLSDPYEHMGAKLVNEVASKTSDIAGDGTTTATVLARAIFEEGLRSLTLGANPTVVRRGIERAAQAAVEKLGKMAKPVSEKSEIASVGAISANNDDAIGELIANAMEKVGRDGVITVEEGKGNDITLELTEGMQFDKGYISPYFVNDPETMSCILEDTFILLFEKKIATLRDIVPILEKVSQTGRPLLIISEDVEGEPLTALVVNKLRGVLNISAVKAPGFGDRRRAMLGDIAVLTGGTLISEDLGLKLENIDVSHLGQARRIEITKDSCTIIEGAGDPQAIQARVDQIRAHIENTDSDYDREKFQERLAKITGGVAIISVGAATEAEMKQTKARLEDALHATRAAVEEGILPGGGVALLRCIDVVRKLEAEGDERIGVEIVARALQAPIRQIAENCGVDGAVIADEVLGMSTNEGYDAKRGEYGDMVKKGIIDPAKVVKTALTNAASISGLMLTTSVLVTKTDEDNKGQKVEGVIR; from the coding sequence GTGGCAAAGCAAATGCTGTTTTCTGATCAGGCTCGCGTCAAGCTGCAGCGCGGCGTGCGAGTCCTGGCAGACGCCGTCGCCGTGACGATGGGCCCGACCGGACGCAATGTCATTATCGACAAAAGCTTCGGTAACCCCGTCGTGACCAAGGACGGCGTGACTGTCAGTAAGGAAGTCGATCTGTCCGATCCTTACGAGCACATGGGCGCCAAACTGGTTAACGAAGTTGCTTCCAAGACCAGCGACATCGCCGGCGATGGAACCACCACCGCGACCGTGCTCGCTCGGGCGATCTTCGAAGAAGGCCTCCGCAGCCTGACGCTGGGAGCGAACCCGACCGTTGTTCGTCGCGGCATCGAGAGAGCGGCTCAGGCTGCTGTCGAGAAGCTCGGAAAGATGGCCAAGCCAGTTTCCGAGAAGTCCGAAATCGCCAGCGTCGGGGCCATCTCGGCCAATAACGACGATGCGATCGGCGAACTGATCGCCAATGCGATGGAGAAAGTCGGCCGCGACGGCGTGATTACCGTCGAAGAAGGCAAGGGAAACGATATCACTCTCGAACTGACCGAAGGGATGCAGTTCGACAAGGGATACATTTCTCCGTACTTCGTGAATGATCCAGAAACGATGTCCTGTATCCTGGAAGATACATTCATTCTGCTCTTCGAGAAGAAGATCGCGACTCTCCGCGACATCGTGCCGATTCTGGAAAAGGTTTCCCAGACCGGCCGTCCGCTGCTCATCATCTCTGAAGACGTTGAAGGCGAGCCGCTCACGGCTCTGGTCGTGAACAAGCTTCGCGGCGTGCTCAACATCTCGGCTGTGAAGGCTCCGGGCTTCGGCGATCGTCGCAGGGCGATGCTGGGCGATATTGCTGTTCTGACCGGCGGCACCCTGATTTCTGAAGATCTGGGTCTGAAGCTGGAAAACATCGATGTCAGCCACCTGGGTCAGGCTCGTCGCATCGAGATCACCAAGGATTCCTGCACCATCATCGAAGGCGCTGGCGATCCTCAGGCGATTCAGGCTCGCGTCGATCAGATTCGTGCTCACATTGAAAACACCGACAGTGATTACGATCGTGAGAAGTTCCAGGAACGTCTCGCGAAGATCACCGGCGGCGTCGCCATCATTTCTGTCGGTGCAGCCACCGAAGCTGAAATGAAGCAGACCAAGGCCCGTCTGGAAGACGCCCTGCACGCAACCCGTGCAGCCGTCGAAGAAGGCATCCTGCCAGGTGGTGGAGTCGCTCTGCTGCGTTGCATCGACGTCGTTCGCAAGCTTGAAGCCGAAGGCGACGAGCGGATCGGCGTCGAAATCGTGGCCCGCGCTCTGCAGGCCCCGATCCGTCAGATCGCGGAGAACTGCGGCGTCGACGGAGCCGTCATCGCCGACGAAGTGCTCGGCATGTCGACCAACGAAGGCTACGACGCCAAACGTGGTGAATACGGCGACATGGTCAAGAAGGGCATCATCGATCCGGCCAAGGTCGTGAAGACCGCCTTGACGAACGCCGCTTCGATTTCCGGCCTCATGCTGACGACTTCCGTTCTGGTCACCAAGACCGACGAAGACAACAAAGGCCAGAAGGTTGAAGGTGTGATCCGATAA